The nucleotide window ataaaaattgcttaaAGGCTGCTTTCACAATAAAGGACTTGGCAATATTTCTACTAATAGAAGCTCCTAAACTCCATCCTGTGCTCATTTGTCCCAGATTGCCTGGATTTTCTTTGCCCCCTATGCTGTTATTTGAGAGGACAAGTCTGTAATTTGAGATTTAAATGCTTCCCAGctaagtgttttgttttttttttcccacttaaaGCAGCAAAAATGTTAGCATCTCCAAACAACAATTTGGCTGTATTTTTGATAACTTTGAAAGTACCAGTTAATACAATAATGAAGAACAGGACCTggtgctgaagaaaaaaaaagtagcatgTAAAGAGCTGAGTTACATTTGCAGTTATCGTATGCTGTCACTTCATTTGAGTGCTTTGAGTTTATAAGCTACAGGAATCTAATGTTACTGTTTTTTTGATAGTTCTAAATTTGACGTGAGCTACCTTGTTGACTTCAATGTGTATTTTTGTATTCTTAGTACAGGTGCTGATTGCTTGATTTACCTCTGTAACTAATAGTAGCAGGCTGGGTACTGGGTTTAGaatggagagagaaagagacattTTGGAGTAATCACTTTTGATTTATGACATGTTGTAGGCAATCATTATTCATCTGGCAAAACAAGCTTAGAACTTAAAGGAAAAGTACTGAAGATTAAGGACTAAGGAGATACTCCATGTTTAATGAAGCTGTGTATCTGTAGTACATAAGCATGACATCTGATAGGtgtaaatatgaaaattaaCAAAGTGCTCTAAAACTGGCGTGATTGGGCATTAGTTGCAAGGTATTTGAGTTTTGCATCTTTTCTGGAAGGACAAAAATCCCTAAATGAGGCAAACCAGAGGAAACGAACATAAACACTCTCTTAAATCTTCTTTTCAGTTTAAGCACTAAGAATTTTAAACAGGAAAGATGTATCTCAGTTGTTCCTATTAGAAGACAGCTGTGACATCTTTGCTGTAAACTGAATGTCACTATGCTTGTAAACTACTGGACTTTCCCTATTCCTGTATTTCTCTTGGAGCTGTGGAGTTTTGATACATGTATGTTGTGTTTTGGTGACTTCAAGTAATTTGGATACGCTAAAAGTAAACTCTGAAATTTTCTTAGGGTCAAGCAAAAGAAGTTGCAAGTGTTTTGTTAaaacttgtttggtttttttgttgtttttttttttttaattgtattcTATTCATATCTCTTTAGGGATGCTCTTTGAGGGCATGACTAAATAAACTAAGACTAGGTGAGTATTTGAATCTCCCTGACAGATATAGGTAAATCATTACCTCTGTAACAGCGAAGTACTCAGTGCAGCTCATGTTGTCAAAAGAGCCAGCTAATTAGAATAGCTGCACAAAGACTGAAATTAGACTGTGCTTTTTCTTGTCAGAGTATCAATACATAAATTTATGCTGCTTAAAGGATCAGTCAGTGTATAGCACATAAATAGCTGAGACACTTCAGTCTCACTTCCTCTTTCTTAGAGGTGTTGCAACTCAATTCAGCAATCAAACTACTCAGTCATTTTCGAGCAAGTGAAGTCTTGACCATTTGTGTTCAGAGCTGCACATTCTCTTTCTCTATTCTTTAGTGGCATCCCTCAGTGTTATTCCCATCCAATTCTTTGTGTCTTTCAGTGTTACTCTCAGATACTGCTTTTGAGAGTCATCTCTCTGCATGATTCAGGGGTTAGATGATAGTGAATTTTACAGAACATGAATAATTCTCTGCCCTCACCATATCAGGGTTTGAGTGTTTATGATGTCCTCTAGGTGAATGGAGCTTAAGGTCTCTGACTTGCTTGAAGGGCTGTCTCTCTCTCCTTACCTTGTTCATCCCTGTTAAACAACTTACTTGGTTGGCTTCATTACTCGTCCTACAAGCAGAAGTAAAGAAATTACTGGGGTGAACTAGCCGGTATAGAAAGAGTAAATAACGGAGGATAAAAATGATAACTTCTGGCCTTTCCTAGGAAAGGTGCTTGGAAGTGATTTGTCCTGTTTCATGCTCCTATGTGATGTTTTAAGACATACATGATATTTTAATGAAGGGAGGTCATAGTTTAACAAAGCTCCAGCTGCTTTTGTGTCAAACAAAGAATATTTCTGGATGTTCTCGAATTTCCTTTTCAATATGCCTGCTGCTTTTAAGGAGTAGGAGGAGAAAGTGAAAGAACTGAAGTTTATGTTTCTTTAACCAACAGGACACTTTGGTGCTGGTTCTGTTCTCCAGCCTCCTGCCCTAAATATAAAGTGAGGGGTGATGCTAATTTTCCTTGAGCCTTATTTGGAATGTAAATAAGACCGAAGATAGTTGTTCACTGTGGAGCTATTTTGTTGTGTAAGagtttgtaaatatttttggtttcttaGTTACAGGGGAGTAGTTAGCCTTCCCAtaagctttcattttcttctaaaaatacaATCATCCTAGTGAGTTTTCCTAAGACTGGTAGTCATTTGTCTTTTCTACCTGATAAAGGTTGACAATACCTACAAACACCAATTTCCTAAATGGTGATGCAGTGCCTAAGAAATCCTGTAGAAATTACAGGATATGACAGTGTCAGATTCCCACAGACTTTCTTGGTCCAGATTCGTTAATAGATCCTAAGGTTTGTTTGTCTCTGTTGTCCAACTGTAGGTCTGGCAGGGCTGCCATGTTCTATATTGGTAGATCTTTGGTTAATCCTTTTGTTTATGTGCTTCCACTTGAATAAAACAATGGAAACACCCAGGCTGTGCTAGTAATGGACCAGGTCTGTTAGGACAGCAGGAGAGGTTCCCCTCCCACAGATTAGGTCAGCCAGTCTTTCTTCATTTTAGTGAGGGCATTTGTGGAGTTACTGCTTGACACTCCTGCCACTGTTCTGTCACAGTAGCTTCTGAGAATTATGAGATTCTTTTAGTGGAACAGTACCATGGTCATGATCCTTTTGCCAAGATTTTTGATGCCCATTTTGGTGCCAGGGGTGAAGGGATGGAGGATCTGAGGAGAGCTGCTCCAAGCCACTCTCAGGATGTGGACATATATACCCAGGCACtcagaaggaaaagctgcacCTTGAACTGCAGTTGAAGTATTAATTGGATGTAGATTTGCCAGCCACTTTCCTTGCTGCTCTCTTAAAAGACCCTTTTGGCTATCATGATTTAGAGGAGTTGTTTGTCCTTGGGCAAACATAGTGTTGCCATATATGCCTGTGTGAAAGGGAAAGGGCTGAGCTACTCCCAAAGTACTGGTAAATAAAAAAGGCTTGAACTCTGTATCTATGCTATCTGTATACCTATCCTACTGACAATGGACTCCCGGGGCTGTGGTTATTGTGTAGCAACATTTTTTTGTTAGCATCTTTTCACAGTATGTTTTGTGctgttcagtatttttaagTTAACTAATTGGGAcgtattttttcctcaaatagTTGATATGAATCAAGCTGCATTAATACAGGCTTGCCTCATAAGCAATAAGTATCTTGCTTTTGTAAGGAAGCTGggatttttattctatttttgaGGGGAACTGCAGCAAAAACTGAATTAATGACGGTGTCATGGGATTGTGGAATATGTACCCTAATTTCTTAAGTTCTGTAATGATACATACCTACTGTACTTGACTAAAAACAGaagggattttttcttttatttactcAGCCTCTTGATTTATAGAATGTTTTTAGAAAGTTGACACCAAGTGAGAAAGGTTCTTGAGTTATTGTGTAGCTCTATTGATGGTTCCAGGTTTCAGCTCTTTTCTTTGAAGGTGCTCATCATATCTGCCATTCTTCAAAGAAATGTTCGTGCTCCAAACATTCTCATGATCTGACACCCTTTGTAGTAATTCAAATAATAGTCACTACCGCTCTCTGAAGTTCTATACTAAGCAATTAGAAGCAAGGAGTTACATGTGTTAAAATTTCTTGTTAAACTGATAGtgtttttatttgcattattgAAGTTAATTTGATGGAACACCCTATTACAGCTCCTGGGTGTAGATAAGCTAAAGTTTTTAGtctcagtttccccatctgATGTTGTCTCTTATTTGTGAGGGTAGGGGGTTGGGAAACAACAAAAGATCCACACCTGCCCCAAATAAAAGCTCATgacccaaacaaaccccagacCAGTTCTTGactttttcctccttcagtCTTTGTATCAGAGGATATTTCATTCAACAGAAGCAGTTACAATGCCTACTATGAAATTGCAATCAACACTATTTAAAGAAGCCATTAAAGGAATTATGGCTACTTGTAAAAATATATCTGAATTAAGATTTTTGCCAGAAtcctttttataatttttaatataatacaGCTGATCCTTTATGACAGACTGCTGAAGTGAGGAAAGAGTCTTGAGCATGTGCTGATGGTGTTCCACTTTTAAGATGGAAATCAGTATTGATTTTCTCTTACTGTTGATTGTTTGTAATGTTTTAAAGTTTCTTACTTATAAAGTTTTTGTCTTAAGAATATTAACCCTTTATTTGACTGCTTTCTTTCAGAGATGTGGTACTGGGTTTTCCTCTGGGCActcttctcctctctctttgTCCATGGTGCTGTGGGAGTATTAATGTTTGTGATGCTGCAGAGGCATAGGCAGGGGAGGCTGATATCTGTCATTGTGGTCAGCATTGGATTTCTGGGTTCTATAACTGGAGCAATGATAACCAGTAAGTCTGCCTTTTGTtcttgtttgagttttttgtttggttggtttcttttgttgttgttgttttgggggttttcccccctttcttATTTTACATCTAactactaataaaaaaaaaaattaagctttgATGTTATTCTAGCTGAAATACTGTTTGTCAATGGCATCTGTTACAGTTTCTCATGGTATTAGATGAATGTCTACTACTGAAgatacattttttcattttttttatttcttgacaTTGTATCCTCAGAGAGATGCAACAGTTTTTTCTGTTAAAGCCCAAAGGTTCACAGAGCTGTAGTTAAAAACATTCATGTTTAAAACATTGCAGAAAAACATTGCAGAAAGTAGGAGTGTGTTATGTAGTAAAGTGTAGAAGGCTTACACCTGACCAAATATGACACAAGCGGTGTTGCCAAGAATGTTTTGAGGAAATGCTGCTCATCTGTCTTCATCTAGAGTTATTAGTATCAGATGCAGCTTTTCCATCTTTCCCAAGAAATTGCATTATCTATGTCAGCATAGATATGAAACATGGGCCATAAAACCTGTAGGACACTTTATTCATTCTTTGGTTTTATAATATCCAGCTCTGTTTATCCAACTTATAAATAGACTACAGTAGCTTTCCCAAGCAAGTAGGAGCATGCTGAGTTTTCTCTTGCGGGGGAAAAATAGTGAATGCtattttttcaggaaagaagCACATGCTcgtctgcagcactgctggtaAGGAGTTCTTAGCATTAAAAACTACGTGTTGAATGGTTCCTATGTTACCTGAACAGTAGTTTCTGCCCCAAAAATCTTCAGTGTTGCAGAAAAGATTGCCTGACTTGAAAGGTCTCAGAGGGTAAGGAACCATAAATCTAGCAACCACCATATAGTCTGAAGGCAAAACTTCCCAcctttcattttggttttcctgTGTTCTGCCCAGGTTATCAGAATAGCGGTATCGCTATTGGCTTTGGACACATTCATAGAGGATTTGTGTCAGATTATATCTTATTGCTGCTGGAAGACCTCCCTGATTATTGTCTTTCAAGgctaaataaaaatgcaaatgtcaTGAGAAGTTTCACTAAGACTTTCCTGAAAAGGTTGTTTTAATTGCTGCAGATTTCTTAGCTTAGAATTTCCACTAGTTAACACAGCATAGTTCAGTATAACTATTTTTTGTTGGGGTCTTTGCAGGGGGttgggttgtgtttttttcattaagttGGAACTAGTTGAGTGCCTTATGTTATATGTTATGCTGATTTTTGTCTTATGATTAAAAGGCAGTGGCCTGTTACAAGGTCAGCCATGCAGGAACATTTCTGAAGAACTGAGATAGGAAATGTTTTGTTGAAAGATCCAAGCAGAGACTTCCACAGCTTTGTGTGGTGGGGAGTTTTCAGGATCAGTGTCTCTCAAATGAAAGCACTTTGTACCTTCTATCTATGCATAAAAAGAGGAGCAACACAGTTGTATTTTTGGCATCCAGTTTTGCAGGTCAAAACATTTAGCACTTAAGCAATCCTGTTTGTGTGCATATTCATCTGAGAACTTCTCCAAGCTTACACTGTAGGCTTGTTATGCTGTTCCCAAAGGTTTTGCAGAGCATTGCAACTAGCTTAGGCAAGTACTTTTACCttgaagtattttttgtttctggCCAGAACTCAGTTGTTTCATACTGAAAGAAATTCTGTGGGGAGCTTTTGAAGGCAAATTATGGTGATCAAATACTAAAGAGGATTTTTAATAGCTATTATGCTGTAAACTGAGAGATGTCAGTTGAAATATCAGCTATTTGAATATGCCTGGTCCAGTGCTTAAGAAATTGAAATAGCAAACTGACTTCAATTTCCACTTTGCATTTCCAGTCTTCTGCATTGTTTGTGTAGGAGAATGAAGGCAGCATAGACTATTCACAATGTGAGTTTAATTTTGCCCAGGGAGATCTTTCAGACTTTCTGATGTTCTGGAACATTTTTAGCAGCAtatagaaaagcaggagactTCTCAGTTTCTTAACTTTGAAAAGTCATGGAAATTAAGGGTAATTAATCAGAAGGGAAtacagtaaaaaagaaaaaaaacaaccaaaaaaacctaaaaccataacaaaaacaaagaaacccacaaagcaacaaccaaaaaaaccccaccaaggCAAACAAGAATATATAAATACCAGGCAGCTTAAGGCAAGAATTTTAGCTGTGTTTGATCGAGAAGGGCCTgtgcttcctcttcctcactaGCACAATCCTTTTTGGTGACAAATTCTCATTTCCCTCATTGGCAGCTTATAGTACATACTTTTGGCTCGATACCAGTTGTGCTGGGTTATGCATTACAGGTTGTACTGCACACTATTATTTGTGTAATAATACCTAATTAGCAAACTACcagatttttattgttttattctGGATGCTTCCTAGAGTATCTCAGTGCTTTCTCAAAGCCCAAAATTTCTGTTATTGATCTACTAGTGACAATTCTGATATAATTTTGTGGCCAATTTGAATTTGCTTTGAAAGTtcaatctgaaaaataattttaatgtcaGTAGTGGGCTCAATCTAAAGGATCTTTTTCAGGTTTTGACAGCAGCTAGCCaagaaacaaatggaaaagcTTATGAAAAGTATCTGAATGAAATACCATCATAAGGCTAGCCTTCTGGTGAGATACTGCAGATGAAATATACTTTACAgaatatgtttaaaataataaaaaaaccccacaaaaaacccaataaaaataaattaacccAAAAATTGCCTAATAGTATGATTAAGAGTGTTTTTAAGTACCGTTATGGCCACAATGATTAGTAAATTCTATTCTTCCAAAGCTATTGTGAAACTGAGTTGTTACTTTTTGAAGATGTCAGATTATTCAGATGCTGATTGTAGTTTCAGAAAATCTGTTGCGACTCAATGTATTTCTGTGTCACTAATGGACTTTTGATCATTCCAGCAGACTATTACCATTAGTGACTGTgcaagaccaaaaaaaaaaaccaccttttttttaaactcttgcttattatttttaaaaattatgatgaTTTTTCAGTTCTCTTTGAGCCTGAAAGAGCCTCTGTGATCTCTGGAGGCATTTAATTATGACTAGATAGCATCTGAGACAATGTATACTGAAGGTCTACAGTTaaattttgggtttggttttggttgatCCTGGCCTCTTGATATTTCAAATGTGAATTTGCATACAAATGTACAAGAAAAATGATCTGTTGAGTTTGGAGCTTTTTTTATGTGCTGCAGCTCAAAATTTAATTGTATTGGTTAGAAATTTCCTCTCATACACATTTATGGAAAACACTGCAATACTTCAAcctttttcatgttttgctGGATTTGCTAAACAATTATTAACAATTCAGTAGTTTAAGTTAAAACAAACTCATTTAGTCTGACCACTTTATTCAgctaaaatattaaatgaagATGGAAAATGTGTGTTTACAATTGTTTTGTTGACACTAGCAGCTTTATTGTTCTTGTCTTCTCCCTGCCGATACAAGCAGTATTAAAACACTCTTCAGACTTGGTCAGTTTTTAGAGGACTGTCTTGCTACCTTTTCAAACTggcacaaagcaaaaaaatgttgggaaaaaaatttgaatatgTGTACAGGGAAACAACAAGATTTGCTTTTCTTAAATCTAACTGAGGATGGAAAAGTTGATCTGGTTCAATTGGGAAAATCATTCCTGAAGGATATATATAACTATAAAAATACAAGCAAGGCTGGTAATTGTGTAATGCCATGAAGTAATGCAGTGTTTGGTAATGCTCTATAAATAGCTGATACATAGACAGAGTAGATAATTTGTCACATATTTCAACCTTGGCTTTTCCTGTGATTTGATCATTGTTTTCCTTGTGATTCTTAGGTGCTGCAGTAGCTGGAATTTACAGAGTAGCAGGAAAGAATATGGCTCCCCTAGAAGCTCTTGTCTTTGGCGTTGGACAGACAGTACTGACGTTAATTATCTCATTTTCACGAATTCTTGCAACGCTTTGAAACTTACGTAGAAAGGGGGGAGAAAAACGTCTTTAATCTGGAGAGAAGCTTCCTGAAAGTGGATTCGTCAGCTTATCAACTCGAATTCTAGTGCAAGAGGAAGGAAGCTATGTGGAAAGTGCACTACAAATCTCGAGGCTCAGTCAAATGAGCAGGCTGTCCTCTAGTGTTGGAACTGCTGCACTCCTGCACTGCGCCTTAACGTGCCTCTGTCACGGGCCAGGGGGGATCTCTGTGTGCCAAGCAGACTCCGagcacctccagcagctgccaggcaggTCCGTGCTTGGTGCTGGGATCACTGTCCTTAACACCATGGAATGAAACAGAGGGGCCATCCTGAAGGGTGCTTTGTGTGCCAGACTTGAAGAGGTTTGGTTTAACTCTGAGCGGGTGGCTGGGTGAGCTCTGGAATGTAGAAGAATTCTGTGAATATGCACAATTCTCCTTGAATTCAGGTGAAATAGTGAGGTTACTGACTTTTGTGTATTAGAAGAATCTCTCTGAATGCCGAATATTCTTGTTCAGCATTCAAAACAACTGTTAGATCTCTTTCAAAATGTAGATTAATTTTGATGGGGTTTAAGAACCACAGCTTTAACAACCCTGATATAATTAGCACTATGTGAAGAATGGCTCGTGGCAGTTTTGTTCCTTGGCACATTTCTTCGTGACTTTAGCTAGTCAGAAATCAGGAGTTTAAGGTAACTGTATGAAGGTTTTTAAGTACAAGCTGTTGTGTATGCGCAAACAAATCTTAAACTGATGTTTTCCttgaaattgttttgttttaaacatacaGATGCTTACCAGCCCTTCTGCAAACCTCAGAGAAAGGATTCTCATTGCAAATAAACTCCCTATATTTAATTAAGCACTGGTAGGACCCTTACCCCTACATATATTTTGTaaggaaaacacaaatacaACAAACTCTCAGAGAATACACCtatgaggaaaatggaaagGGTTAACAATATGATATATTGGTTTTCTactg belongs to Taeniopygia guttata chromosome 2, bTaeGut7.mat, whole genome shotgun sequence and includes:
- the TMEM170B gene encoding transmembrane protein 170B — encoded protein: MKVEAGDNSMINLSVQQVLSLWAHGTVLRSLTEMWYWVFLWALFSSLFVHGAVGVLMFVMLQRHRQGRLISVIVVSIGFLGSITGAMITSAAVAGIYRVAGKNMAPLEALVFGVGQTVLTLIISFSRILATL